The Microcoleus sp. FACHB-672 sequence TACAAATGGTGCCTCATTTCTTTTGGCAGCTATTTTTTTTCAGATAGCTTTTGAACCGGCACCCACTATAAAACCTATTAAAATCCTCAGTATCGCTTTACTTTCTATTTTAATTGGACTATCTAAAACCGCTTATTTCCCGCTAAATTTATTGTATTTTCTCATCCCAATTAAAAAGCTAGGAAGTTTCGTGAAATATTTTATAGGGTTTGCCGGCATAAATTTATTAACTTTGATAGCAATTCTAGCTTGGTCTTCCTTAATCAAAGATTTATATATTCCTCTAAGACCGGCTACAGACAATGTCGTGTTAAGCGAACAGATAAATTATATTTTAAATCATCCAACACAATTTATTTTAACTCAACTCAACACATTTTCAACTTATGGCTTAAATTATCTAGAACAGTTAATTGGAAAACTCGGCTGGTTGGACACCTCATTGCCTAGTTTTCATATAATATCCTATATAATTTTGCTTGTCACAGTTGCCTTAGTTAGCCACAGATCCGATGTTAAAATCTCATTATTTCAAAAAGCAATAACTTTAATCATCATACTTTTAACCGGCTTACTGATTACAACCGCTATGTATCTTGCTTGGACTCCTGTAGGTGCCGGCCTTATAGAAGGCGTACAAGGACGATATTTTATACCCCTCACCCCGCTTTTCTTCTTATTATTTTATAACCAAAAAATCAATATTAATTTAAAAATCCCGAGTTCTACCCTCACCGGCTATGCTCTATTTTCCTGTACCCTGACGGCTGCGATATTATTAAAGAGGTATTATATGTAACATTTCTTCACAATCATGGTACTCAAACCAATTCAGCGCACAAAATTAGACGATACCAGCGATAGCGACTTTTATTCAGTCCCGCGCTTCGTCACCCACGTAGACGAAGGATTTATCGATCAATTAACCAAGCTCTACCGGCAACGCCTCCAACCCAACACACGCATCTTCGACATGATGAGTAGCTGGGTTTCTCATCTCCCAGAAGAGATGAAATTTGCCCACGTTGAGGGACATGGTATGAATGGGGACGAACTCGCCAAAAATCGCCGGCTGGATCATTACTTCCTGCAAAACCTGAACGAAACGCCCAAATTACCCTTACCGGATCAAGAGTTTGACGCCGTTCTCAACTGCGTTTCTGTACAGTATTTACAATATCCAGATGCCGTCTTTTCCGAAATTTACCGTATCCTTAAACCCGGTGGCATTGCCATTATTAGCTTCTCCAACCGGATGTTTTATCAAAAAGCCATTCAAGCGTGGCGAGATGGTTCAGAAACTAACCGAGTTGAACTGGTTAAAAGCTACTTCCAATCAGTCCCAGGATTTAGTAAACCAGAAGTTGTGGCCCATCAATCAAGTGCGCCAAGTTTCCTACAAATGTTAGGAATGGGTGGGGGTGATCCTTTTTATGCCGTCATTGCCAGCCGGCAATCTTAGCAATCAACACTCATTTTTTACGTTCTGCCTGAGAAATAACCTTTTGCGCTTGATCGCACAGATCCTCGTGACAGTGACCATTACTCGCAATGAGGCAACCCCACTGAGTAACATCCCCCTGGTTATACATCAGGGGGGTGCCATCCGCGTGAGTAAACCGGCCCCCAGCTTCGGTCAAAATTAACTCAGGCGCAGCAAAGTCCCAATCCTTCGGCGCACTTTTACCAGAAATCGAAATATAAACATCTGCCTCGTGTTCAACAATCTGGGCGATTTTGCAGCCGATACTGCCGCCGAATCTCTGATTTTTGCAAGGTAAGCGGCGCATTAACTGATTAAAGCGCTCATTTCGGTGGTTGTGGCCGCTGATAATCGTTAATTCCTGTAGGCGTTCCCGTGGGGAGACTTGCAACGGCGTCCGAAATCCCGCCAGATTTTCCACAAAAGCACCGGCACCTAATTGCGCGTAGTACAGCTTACCTTCAGTCGGCCACACAACCACAGCCACCACAGGTCGGCCTTCACAAACGAGGGCGATGTGAACAGCATAATTGCTGGTGCGCTTAATAAACTCGCGGGTGCCATCAATCGGGTCAATGATCCACACCCAAGATTGCGGGACGGGGATAGACTTGTGGGCTGCCGGCAAAGATTTATGAGTCTCCTCCGTGAGAAACCCGAAGTCTTGAGAACCTAAAGCAATGCGTAATTGTTGCAGGATGTAACGATCAACTGCCAGATCGGCACTTGTCACCGGCCCATCTTTTTTCTCCTCAACGCTAAGCCGGCTAGCCCCTGCGCCGTAGGAGTAGGAATGCAGGATCTCAGCCGCCCTCCAGCCTACGGCGCGGGCGATCTGACCTATCTCATCCAAATTCTTTTGATCGGGCAAATCGGGCACCCTAGGAATCCTCACCGATAACCAGGGATGCCGGTTGGAAAGATGCCACCCAATACCGGCGACAACTCCACAACAAGGCAATCCCCACTGCAATATAAATCAAGCCGCGCACCTCAAAGCTAACACCGGCAACCCGCAGGACGATGCCAATGCCCATCATCGCCAAAATCAGGGCAATTGTTTTCGCGCCAAACATTTGAAACACGCTTTTAAACGGGTTAGGCTCTTGCAAAGTTTCCACCCGCTCAATTACCCTGCCGGCAGTGCGATCAAGAATCAATTTTCCTTTCACCAAACCAACGGTGAGGGCTGCTGCGCCTCCGAGAAGATGTCGGGTGTCTAAAAATCCCAGATAGGGAAAATGGAACCAAAACACCAAACCCATGACAAACAGGCCGGCACCAACCAGCGTCCAGATGCCGGCGGCGATCCAAAGATGTTGTGTACGGCTCAAACCGCTTTTTGTGTGAGTGCTTTCCATATTCAAAATTTTAAGATTGAGAAGCTTCACAAAGCAAACATTAGATGCAGCCAAAATGGATACAATTTGCAAAAAAGCTTAACTTACATTGAACGCTCCAGCTCGCCACAGACTCTTTCTTAAACTAAGATTACCGATGTCGTTGTTTTCTTTCCAACTCCGCAACCCTCGGACTCACCCACTTTCCCACTCAGGACTCAGCACTATTTTGTTGTAGGATGAGCATTTTGCGCGTCCCATCAATGCTAATTATGGGATGTTAGTTCTACCGAAGAAGTGACGAGCCTGCGATATGTACGAGAAAATTACTGCCCCCTCCACCGGCGAACGCATCACCTTTGAAAATGGTAAGCCCATTGTCCCAGATAACCCGATCATTCCCTTCATTCGCGGGGACGGTACCGGCGTTGATATTTGGCCGGCATCCCAAAAAGTCCTTGATGCTGCTGTAGAAAAAGCCTACGGCGGCAAGCGGCAAATTAACTGGTTTAAGGTATTTGCCGGTGATGAAGCTTGCGAAAAGTACGGCACTTACCAATATCTGCCCCAAGACACCCTCACAGCGATCAAAGAATACGGCGTGGCCATTAAAGGGCCACTCACTACGCCGGTTGGCGGTGGCATTCGCTCTTTAAATGTTGCCCTGCGGCAAATTTTTGACCTTTATTCTTGTGTGCGCCCTTGCCAATATTATGCCGGCACGCCTTCACCGCACAAAACTCCAGAAAAACTGGATGTAATTATTTATCGGGAAAACACCGAAGATATTTATCTGGGCATTGAATGGCGGCAAGGCAGTGAAATCTGCGACAAATTAATCGCTTTGCTCAATAACGATTTGATTCCTGCCACGCCTGAACATGGCAGCAAGCAAATTCGCCTCGACTCCGGTATTGGCATCAAGCCGGTGAGCAAAACCGGCTCTCAGCGACTCGTACGCCGCGCCATCCAGCACGCCTTGCGCTTGCCCAAAGCCAAGCAAATGGTGACTTTGGTTCATAAGGGCAACATTATGAAGTACACTGAAGGCGCGTTTCGCGATTGGGGTTATGAGGTTGCTACCAGCGAGTTTCGCGCTGAGTGTGTCACCGAACAGGAATCTTGGATCTTAGGCAATAAAGAGCGCAAACCCGATATTTCCCTCGA is a genomic window containing:
- a CDS encoding DUF2142 domain-containing protein, with product MRQNWKSIVKTPEKAFVIISVIFGILFLLITPPFQAADEYQHFYRSFQVSQGGFISEKKIVDCHGRLVYTPAAICVGGMLPKSVLITAKQASTVDLRFQPENKQKVQDIISLLNLPLKRQDKIFVRFPNAALYSPIPYLPQALGMAIGQLFGVSSIIIFYLGRAVNLLVWVGLIYLAIKVTPIYKWLVFLLALTPMQLFQAASLSADAFTNGASFLLAAIFFQIAFEPAPTIKPIKILSIALLSILIGLSKTAYFPLNLLYFLIPIKKLGSFVKYFIGFAGINLLTLIAILAWSSLIKDLYIPLRPATDNVVLSEQINYILNHPTQFILTQLNTFSTYGLNYLEQLIGKLGWLDTSLPSFHIISYIILLVTVALVSHRSDVKISLFQKAITLIIILLTGLLITTAMYLAWTPVGAGLIEGVQGRYFIPLTPLFFLLFYNQKININLKIPSSTLTGYALFSCTLTAAILLKRYYM
- a CDS encoding class I SAM-dependent methyltransferase, which gives rise to MVLKPIQRTKLDDTSDSDFYSVPRFVTHVDEGFIDQLTKLYRQRLQPNTRIFDMMSSWVSHLPEEMKFAHVEGHGMNGDELAKNRRLDHYFLQNLNETPKLPLPDQEFDAVLNCVSVQYLQYPDAVFSEIYRILKPGGIAIISFSNRMFYQKAIQAWRDGSETNRVELVKSYFQSVPGFSKPEVVAHQSSAPSFLQMLGMGGGDPFYAVIASRQS
- a CDS encoding 3'(2'),5'-bisphosphate nucleotidase CysQ family protein; translation: MPDQKNLDEIGQIARAVGWRAAEILHSYSYGAGASRLSVEEKKDGPVTSADLAVDRYILQQLRIALGSQDFGFLTEETHKSLPAAHKSIPVPQSWVWIIDPIDGTREFIKRTSNYAVHIALVCEGRPVVAVVVWPTEGKLYYAQLGAGAFVENLAGFRTPLQVSPRERLQELTIISGHNHRNERFNQLMRRLPCKNQRFGGSIGCKIAQIVEHEADVYISISGKSAPKDWDFAAPELILTEAGGRFTHADGTPLMYNQGDVTQWGCLIASNGHCHEDLCDQAQKVISQAERKK
- a CDS encoding NADP-dependent isocitrate dehydrogenase; translation: MYEKITAPSTGERITFENGKPIVPDNPIIPFIRGDGTGVDIWPASQKVLDAAVEKAYGGKRQINWFKVFAGDEACEKYGTYQYLPQDTLTAIKEYGVAIKGPLTTPVGGGIRSLNVALRQIFDLYSCVRPCQYYAGTPSPHKTPEKLDVIIYRENTEDIYLGIEWRQGSEICDKLIALLNNDLIPATPEHGSKQIRLDSGIGIKPVSKTGSQRLVRRAIQHALRLPKAKQMVTLVHKGNIMKYTEGAFRDWGYEVATSEFRAECVTEQESWILGNKERKPDISLEDNAREIEPGFDALTPDKQAKICQEVETVLNSIWETHGNGQWKDKVMVNDRIADSIFQQIQTRPAEYSILATLNLNGDYLSDAAAAIVGGLGMGPGANIGDSSAIFEATHGTAPKHAGLDRVNPGSVILSGVMMLEFMGWQEAANLIKKGLGDAISNRQVTYDLARLMEPPVEPPLKCSEFAEAIIQHF